Proteins from a single region of Undibacterium sp. KW1:
- a CDS encoding DUF3570 domain-containing protein, producing MKAPTSKTQDNLASTLLAAALALPMMQAAHAESAPDKGLISLKLLDYKDSQPGEDRVKVQASALKIMAPLSDEWSVGATYVTDSISGASPAFHSYGLVKLRDFRRALDAEVTRYFAHHTLTLGASASSESDYISRGISLQGSQFSEDKNTTWTAGLGFANDTVSASTGRVKAQNKQVTDALLGLTQVMSMNDIVQVNVSLAHAKGYLSDPYKAFDKRPDERNSYTLLTRWNHHFDGTGGSARVSYRYFGDSWKIRSHTFNLEYTQPFGKGWSVTPLVRFYSQSAASFYVDAQPDIYPFAPNPPDGAQNYSEDQRVSAYGARTVGIKLAKQINEDWQVDVKFEQYQQRASYRLFGSGSPGLLPFDAKTIQLGLSRQF from the coding sequence ATGAAAGCGCCGACCTCCAAGACTCAAGACAATCTCGCCAGCACCCTGCTGGCTGCCGCACTTGCCTTGCCCATGATGCAGGCAGCGCATGCAGAATCGGCGCCGGACAAGGGTCTCATCAGCCTCAAATTACTTGATTACAAAGACAGCCAGCCCGGTGAAGACCGCGTCAAGGTGCAAGCCAGCGCGCTGAAGATCATGGCGCCCTTGTCCGACGAATGGTCGGTCGGCGCGACTTATGTGACGGACAGTATTTCCGGTGCCTCGCCAGCCTTCCATAGCTATGGCCTGGTCAAGCTCAGGGACTTTCGCCGGGCGCTGGATGCTGAAGTCACCCGCTATTTCGCGCACCATACCCTGACCCTGGGTGCCAGTGCATCGAGCGAATCGGATTATATTTCGCGTGGCATCTCACTGCAGGGCAGCCAGTTCAGTGAAGATAAAAATACCACCTGGACTGCGGGTCTGGGTTTTGCCAATGACACTGTCAGCGCCTCCACCGGCAGGGTCAAAGCTCAAAACAAACAGGTGACTGATGCCCTGCTGGGCCTGACCCAGGTCATGAGCATGAATGATATCGTGCAGGTCAATGTCAGCCTAGCGCATGCCAAGGGTTACCTGTCTGACCCTTACAAGGCTTTTGACAAGCGCCCGGATGAGCGCAACAGCTATACACTGTTGACACGCTGGAACCATCATTTCGATGGCACAGGCGGCAGTGCGCGTGTCAGCTACCGTTATTTTGGCGATAGCTGGAAGATCAGGTCGCATACCTTCAATCTGGAATATACCCAGCCTTTTGGCAAGGGCTGGAGCGTGACGCCGCTCGTGCGTTTTTACAGCCAGAGCGCAGCGAGTTTTTATGTCGATGCGCAGCCTGACATTTATCCGTTTGCTCCTAACCCGCCAGATGGCGCACAGAATTATTCTGAAGACCAGCGGGTCTCAGCTTATGGCGCACGCACCGTCGGTATCAAGCTGGCCAAACAGATCAATGAAGACTGGCAGGTCGATGTGAAATTTGAGCAATACCAGCAACGTGCTTCTTACCGTTTGTTTGGCAGTGGCAGCCCGGGGCTATTGCCGTTTGATGCCAAGACCATACAGCTTGGTTTGTCGCGTCAGTTTTAG
- a CDS encoding DUF2141 domain-containing protein: protein MKHYFPSIIFAALAMASVTGMAQAAELTVEVTGLKSAKGKVMVAVYDKSENFMKQPYKVAAVDAQADKVKLMIAGLPAGDYALSVFQDENSNGKLDSNPLGMPVEPYGFSNDAAGNYGPPSFAQALVQVPDAGKLISIKLR, encoded by the coding sequence GTGAAACACTATTTTCCATCCATTATTTTCGCGGCACTGGCAATGGCCTCAGTGACAGGCATGGCGCAGGCAGCAGAGCTGACGGTAGAAGTGACAGGCCTGAAGAGCGCCAAAGGCAAGGTCATGGTCGCTGTGTATGACAAGTCAGAAAATTTCATGAAGCAGCCTTACAAGGTAGCAGCTGTCGATGCCCAGGCTGACAAGGTCAAACTGATGATTGCCGGTTTGCCGGCTGGCGATTATGCCCTCAGCGTGTTCCAGGATGAAAACAGCAATGGCAAGCTTGACAGCAATCCCTTAGGCATGCCGGTCGAGCCTTATGGCTTCAGCAATGATGCGGCAGGCAATTACGGCCCTCCCAGCTTTGCCCAGGCGCTGGTGCAAGTGCCGGATGCTGGCAAGCTCATCAGCATCAAACTGCGTTAA
- a CDS encoding FAD:protein FMN transferase yields MQIYRIPFKAMASTCEVVIADTDEQAMFAKAQEAIAEVRRIEVKYSRYRPDSIVSRINALAGSDAVVCDDETLALFDYAQALYQASDGLFDITAGILRQAWDFKSQRVPAADELQALCQRIGWAKVERTSNKLRLPQAGMEIDFGGFGKEYAADRAAAVLEAANVTHGYVNLGGDIRVLGPKPDGQAWIMGIQDPRQQDKIAASIPLTSGALATSGDYERYFEAGGQRYCHILNPRTGMPVRHWRSISVLAPLTALAGSCTTIGMLKEADALAYLQQTGLRFLAIDQQGIVHTQAAA; encoded by the coding sequence ATGCAGATTTACCGTATCCCTTTCAAGGCCATGGCCAGCACCTGTGAAGTCGTTATCGCGGATACCGATGAACAGGCGATGTTTGCCAAAGCACAGGAAGCGATTGCCGAAGTGCGCAGGATAGAGGTCAAGTATTCGCGTTACAGACCAGACAGCATAGTCTCGCGCATCAATGCCCTGGCGGGTAGTGATGCCGTGGTCTGCGATGACGAGACCCTGGCCCTGTTTGATTATGCCCAGGCCCTGTACCAGGCCAGTGACGGTTTGTTCGATATCACGGCAGGCATCTTGCGCCAGGCCTGGGATTTCAAGAGCCAGCGTGTGCCGGCAGCAGATGAATTACAGGCCTTGTGCCAGCGCATAGGCTGGGCAAAGGTGGAAAGAACCAGTAACAAACTAAGGCTGCCACAGGCAGGCATGGAAATCGATTTTGGTGGCTTTGGCAAAGAGTATGCGGCAGACCGGGCAGCGGCCGTGCTGGAAGCCGCAAACGTCACACATGGCTATGTGAACCTAGGTGGTGACATACGGGTGCTGGGCCCCAAGCCAGATGGCCAGGCCTGGATCATGGGCATACAAGACCCGCGCCAGCAAGACAAGATCGCGGCCAGTATACCGCTGACATCAGGCGCGCTGGCCACCAGTGGTGATTATGAAAGGTATTTTGAAGCAGGCGGACAGCGTTATTGCCATATACTGAACCCGCGCACGGGCATGCCGGTGCGGCACTGGCGCAGCATCAGCGTGCTGGCCCCTTTAACTGCACTGGCTGGCAGTTGCACGACGATAGGCATGTTGAAAGAGGCTGATGCGCTGGCGTATCTGCAGCAAACCGGATTGCGTTTTCTGGCAATAGACCAGCAGGGCATAGTACATACTCAGGCTGCGGCCTGA
- a CDS encoding carboxymuconolactone decarboxylase family protein codes for MEFTTTMNQQTDQQFDDGLQIRKQVMGEAFVEKAFSNTDAFTAPLQEFVTRNAWGTVWCRDGLDLKTRSLITLSMLTALGRAHEIKGHVRGAVNNGASMKEIQEVLLHASVYCGMPLAIDAYRSAHEVLLEMGKIDIA; via the coding sequence ATGGAGTTTACAACAACGATGAACCAGCAAACAGATCAGCAATTTGATGATGGCCTGCAGATACGCAAACAAGTCATGGGTGAGGCCTTTGTCGAAAAGGCATTCAGCAATACCGATGCCTTTACTGCACCGCTACAGGAATTTGTCACCCGCAATGCCTGGGGCACGGTCTGGTGTCGCGATGGCCTGGATTTAAAAACCCGCAGCCTGATCACGCTGTCGATGTTGACAGCCCTGGGACGGGCACACGAGATCAAGGGCCATGTACGCGGTGCTGTCAATAACGGCGCAAGCATGAAAGAAATACAAGAAGTACTATTACATGCCAGCGTATATTGCGGCATGCCGCTGGCTATTGACGCCTACCGTTCTGCGCATGAAGTCTTGCTGGAGATGGGCAAGATAGATATAGCCTAA
- a CDS encoding DUF4266 domain-containing protein, which translates to MKQFIVRKFLGKLALLGLVLSCSACGNMQLVQAVQPWEKGKLAKKEMTFDHDLLEIKFAEHTYSSKESAFGGAGVGGGGCGCN; encoded by the coding sequence ATGAAACAATTCATAGTCAGGAAATTTCTGGGCAAACTGGCCTTGCTGGGCCTGGTTCTGTCCTGCAGCGCCTGTGGCAATATGCAACTTGTGCAGGCGGTACAACCCTGGGAGAAAGGCAAGCTGGCGAAAAAGGAAATGACGTTTGACCACGACCTGCTGGAAATCAAGTTCGCCGAACACACCTATTCGAGCAAGGAATCTGCCTTTGGCGGTGCAGGTGTTGGTGGTGGCGGCTGTGGTTGCAATTAA
- a CDS encoding DUF4214 domain-containing protein translates to MATIVGDDGNNTWTVINPSTFTLDGKGGIDTLNLGTSLRSEYKITLAADGSVHVDTLSGASGELHATLLNMERLVFNNGKDVLDLLSFFGDTTPPSVISFSPATLATSVATNSDIVLTFSETVTAGSGTISLMNADGSVVANYNIAQSSNVTISGNTVTINPTNDLSNGSTYKLSIPSGAIKDMAGNNFIGTSSYSFTTVAKVIAGGIVGTAGNDTLNGTAGNDSFNGLAGNDVINGGTGMDTAIYAGKRADFNITAAGANFTVQDKTGVEGTDTVNQVERLQFADMSVALDINSTAGVAYRIYQAAFNRTPDLPGLGYWIGQMDKGSTLNQVAASFVISAEFKQLYGANISDNAFLTALYSNVLHRTPDQAGFDYWNGQVSKGMTRADILASFSESTENQVQVVAKIQNGIDFIPFG, encoded by the coding sequence ATGGCAACCATAGTAGGCGACGACGGCAATAACACCTGGACCGTCATTAATCCATCGACGTTTACCCTGGATGGCAAGGGTGGCATAGACACGCTCAATCTGGGTACTTCGCTGCGTTCAGAATACAAGATCACGCTGGCGGCAGATGGTTCTGTGCATGTCGATACCCTCTCTGGTGCGAGTGGCGAATTGCATGCGACGCTGCTGAACATGGAGCGTTTGGTCTTTAACAATGGCAAGGACGTGCTGGACCTGCTGAGTTTCTTTGGCGATACCACACCGCCTTCGGTCATCAGCTTCAGCCCGGCCACGCTGGCGACCAGCGTCGCCACCAATAGCGATATCGTGCTGACCTTCAGTGAGACTGTCACCGCTGGCAGTGGTACCATCAGCCTCATGAATGCCGATGGCAGCGTGGTAGCCAACTACAACATCGCACAAAGCAGCAATGTCACGATCAGCGGCAATACGGTCACCATCAACCCAACCAATGACCTGAGCAATGGCAGCACTTACAAGCTGTCGATACCTTCTGGCGCAATCAAGGACATGGCGGGTAATAATTTCATTGGTACCAGCAGCTATTCGTTCACCACGGTAGCAAAGGTGATCGCCGGTGGTATTGTTGGCACAGCGGGCAATGACACTTTGAATGGGACGGCAGGTAACGACAGTTTCAACGGCCTGGCCGGAAATGACGTCATCAATGGCGGCACAGGCATGGATACTGCGATTTATGCGGGCAAGCGGGCTGACTTTAACATCACTGCAGCGGGTGCCAATTTTACTGTGCAGGATAAAACCGGGGTTGAGGGCACGGATACGGTGAACCAGGTAGAGCGCCTGCAGTTTGCCGATATGTCGGTCGCGCTGGATATCAATAGCACCGCTGGAGTGGCTTACCGCATTTACCAGGCAGCCTTCAACCGCACACCGGATCTGCCAGGCCTGGGATACTGGATAGGGCAGATGGACAAGGGATCAACACTGAACCAGGTTGCTGCCAGCTTCGTCATTTCCGCCGAGTTCAAGCAATTGTATGGGGCGAATATCTCTGACAATGCCTTCCTGACGGCTCTGTACAGTAATGTGCTGCACCGTACACCAGACCAGGCAGGCTTTGATTACTGGAATGGACAGGTCAGCAAGGGCATGACAAGAGCCGACATACTCGCCAGTTTTAGCGAGAGTACCGAGAACCAGGTACAGGTGGTTGCCAAGATACAGAACGGTATAGATTTCATTCCGTTTGGCTAA
- a CDS encoding carotenoid oxygenase family protein yields MDRRHFLRGALAALPAIVLPAGAYADETRDAFLANLPAHQRLAALKNRESDLLGGAAVIEGRWPAGLKGTFYRNGPARFELGDERYHHWFDGDGMVHAWQMEHGRVRHQAHFVRTKKFVEESAAGQFLYPAFGTGFSRRPVGNNDTVNTANTNAVPHAGKLYALWEGGSATELNPASLATEGIKTWRDDLAAMPFSAHPRISPDGVLWNFGVAPGANKLLLWRIDADGSLGKFGMVNVPQLPMVHDFVLTAKYMVFLVPPFDLRNSPDQSYLGSHVWNGQRPMRAVVVDRADFSLRRIIEMPAGMVFHSGNGWDEGNTIRLDASMAADDSSLRGLGSIMRGDAGKLQNADTLLITLDLNQGTARSEKLMSVTEFPRVSPVDMGLRNRQLFVTTGDKSPEFGMTGIASIDMETGRHDIYNYGQDWVVEEHIPVPKQGGKGVWLLGVAYDVKKSQTALSVFDGAHLAQGPVARARLPYAAPLCFHGNFLAA; encoded by the coding sequence ATGGACAGGCGTCATTTCCTGCGCGGCGCATTGGCAGCACTGCCAGCCATCGTATTGCCAGCCGGAGCATATGCAGATGAAACCAGGGATGCCTTTCTGGCGAACCTGCCAGCCCACCAGCGCCTGGCCGCGCTCAAAAACCGGGAATCTGACCTATTAGGCGGCGCGGCAGTCATCGAAGGTCGCTGGCCTGCCGGGCTCAAAGGCACTTTCTACCGCAATGGCCCGGCGCGCTTTGAGCTGGGTGATGAGCGCTATCACCACTGGTTTGATGGCGATGGCATGGTACATGCGTGGCAAATGGAGCATGGCCGGGTGCGGCATCAGGCGCATTTCGTGCGTACCAAAAAGTTTGTCGAGGAGTCAGCCGCTGGGCAATTTCTGTATCCCGCCTTTGGTACCGGCTTTAGCCGCCGTCCGGTAGGTAATAATGATACGGTCAATACCGCCAACACCAATGCCGTGCCGCATGCAGGCAAGCTGTATGCCTTGTGGGAAGGCGGCTCGGCCACAGAGCTCAATCCGGCCAGCCTGGCGACCGAGGGTATCAAGACCTGGCGCGATGATCTGGCTGCCATGCCATTTTCTGCCCATCCGAGGATTTCACCAGATGGCGTGCTGTGGAATTTTGGCGTCGCACCGGGTGCCAACAAACTGCTGTTATGGCGCATCGATGCTGATGGCAGCCTGGGCAAGTTCGGCATGGTCAATGTACCGCAATTGCCCATGGTGCATGATTTCGTGTTAACGGCAAAATACATGGTCTTCCTGGTGCCACCGTTTGATCTGCGTAATTCGCCGGACCAGAGCTATCTGGGCTCACATGTCTGGAATGGCCAGCGTCCCATGCGTGCCGTGGTCGTGGATCGTGCAGATTTCAGCCTGCGCCGTATTATAGAAATGCCCGCAGGCATGGTCTTTCACTCCGGTAATGGCTGGGACGAAGGCAATACCATACGCCTGGATGCCAGCATGGCAGCAGACGACAGCAGCCTCAGGGGCCTTGGTAGCATCATGCGTGGCGATGCCGGGAAGCTGCAAAATGCTGATACGCTGCTTATCACCCTGGATCTGAACCAGGGCACGGCACGCAGCGAAAAACTGATGAGCGTGACAGAATTTCCTCGCGTATCACCAGTCGATATGGGTTTGCGCAACCGCCAGCTCTTCGTGACCACCGGCGACAAATCACCAGAATTTGGCATGACAGGCATCGCCAGCATTGATATGGAAACTGGCCGTCACGACATATACAACTATGGCCAGGACTGGGTAGTTGAAGAACACATACCTGTACCCAAGCAGGGTGGCAAGGGCGTGTGGTTGCTCGGTGTGGCTTATGATGTGAAAAAATCGCAGACGGCGCTGAGCGTGTTTGACGGTGCACATTTGGCACAAGGCCCGGTGGCCAGGGCACGCCTGCCCTATGCGGCACCGCTGTGCTTTCATGGTAATTTTTTGGCGGCCTGA
- a CDS encoding sensor histidine kinase has translation MERMTMRRMWLFYTLAWIAYSILIALAIQIDGLSKGQFDLQLAMYSEINTLPAALTLALIWPMTGLMERKGLRPLSIVFTHILLSLVFGFFWHYAVSGFMQMIVHVREIEAVRPLSAYIWPFLYSLMMYGVVAAIFHTVRSSEARRMQALAATQAQGLLVVAELASLRNKLNPHFLFNTLHSIIALMRKDGKAAEAALFRFSDMLRYVLDTEKNGTTHVALEDELNFVRDYLNLEALRLGHRLNVDWQLDEMAGGFGIPPLTVQPLVENSIKHAFNPRSQPGNLLIKTRLKALHGELEITIRDDGPGAELADVHASSGIGVKTVERRLQLEYGKRASFSINTAPGQGFEICLTIPISSM, from the coding sequence ATGGAAAGGATGACGATGCGCCGCATGTGGCTTTTTTATACCCTGGCATGGATAGCGTATTCCATACTGATTGCGCTCGCGATACAGATTGACGGCTTGTCCAAAGGCCAGTTTGATTTGCAACTGGCGATGTATTCAGAAATCAATACCTTGCCTGCAGCCCTGACCCTGGCGTTGATCTGGCCCATGACCGGCCTGATGGAGCGCAAGGGTTTGCGGCCTCTGAGTATTGTATTTACCCATATCCTGTTGTCACTGGTATTCGGGTTTTTCTGGCACTACGCAGTCAGTGGTTTCATGCAAATGATTGTGCACGTCAGGGAAATCGAAGCAGTCCGGCCCCTGAGTGCCTATATCTGGCCCTTCCTGTACAGCCTCATGATGTATGGCGTGGTCGCAGCGATTTTTCATACCGTGCGTTCCAGCGAAGCACGCCGCATGCAGGCACTGGCTGCGACCCAGGCCCAGGGTTTGCTGGTGGTGGCCGAGCTGGCCAGCCTGCGCAACAAGCTCAATCCGCATTTCCTGTTTAATACCCTGCATTCCATCATCGCCCTCATGCGCAAGGATGGCAAGGCGGCTGAGGCCGCATTGTTTCGCTTCTCCGACATGCTGCGCTATGTGCTCGATACCGAAAAAAACGGCACTACCCATGTCGCACTCGAAGATGAACTCAATTTCGTCCGTGACTACCTGAATCTGGAAGCCCTGCGCCTTGGCCACAGGCTCAATGTCGATTGGCAGCTTGATGAAATGGCGGGTGGCTTTGGCATACCGCCGCTGACCGTGCAGCCGCTGGTAGAAAACAGTATCAAGCATGCCTTCAACCCGCGCAGCCAGCCGGGTAATCTGCTCATCAAGACCAGGCTCAAGGCCTTGCATGGCGAGCTGGAAATCACCATCAGGGATGATGGCCCTGGCGCGGAGCTGGCCGATGTCCATGCCTCCAGCGGCATAGGTGTCAAAACCGTAGAGCGCCGCCTGCAACTGGAATATGGCAAGCGCGCCAGTTTCAGCATAAATACCGCGCCTGGACAAGGTTTTGAAATATGCTTGACCATTCCTATCTCCTCGATGTGA
- a CDS encoding TlpA disulfide reductase family protein, which yields MTLLKLKIAAAATSLAIATGTSLPALALETGKPAPAFSAQAGKGNVQLADYRGKVVYLDFWASWCGPCKQSFPWMNAMQSKYGAQGLQVVAINLDSKPEEAQEFLKSTPGNFQIAYDPKGIMPRQYEIKGMPSSVLIDRDGKIISQHAGFNEASKAKIEQAIISSLGSK from the coding sequence ATGACATTGTTGAAACTGAAGATAGCAGCTGCGGCCACGTCACTAGCTATCGCTACGGGTACCAGTCTGCCAGCGCTGGCACTGGAAACAGGCAAACCCGCGCCGGCATTCAGTGCCCAGGCTGGCAAGGGCAATGTGCAGCTGGCTGATTATCGCGGCAAAGTGGTCTATCTTGATTTTTGGGCATCCTGGTGCGGGCCGTGCAAGCAATCCTTCCCGTGGATGAATGCCATGCAAAGCAAATATGGCGCACAGGGCTTGCAGGTAGTGGCAATCAACCTTGACAGCAAACCCGAGGAAGCACAGGAATTCCTGAAATCCACGCCTGGCAATTTTCAGATAGCCTATGACCCCAAGGGCATCATGCCGCGCCAGTATGAAATCAAGGGCATGCCCAGCAGTGTATTGATAGACAGGGATGGCAAGATCATTTCGCAGCACGCAGGATTTAATGAAGCCAGCAAGGCAAAAATTGAACAGGCGATCATCAGCAGTCTGGGGAGTAAATGA
- a CDS encoding DUF4304 domain-containing protein, translated as MARVLSPPQDDDKIGKKIDYVAKLLGLSLAPHGYTRKGRDLVATVGDGSDMNWHIINLQGNKWNEGAYGAFFVNLSVQFPCVCREVSKIQSYEWIADWAEKPHESSGQYRQRLEGILPRRLFHGFFSGNRIVETDLAKHRQINIKSGTSLDLVALELSEAIVSYALPWFELRSSLKVLCDGTQSAFICPSFADRIAAAILLNDREASNRVIAEVGGKLPVAKATAIRKWITDNGFDPSGIPASPTVPRPSGA; from the coding sequence ATGGCCCGTGTTCTCTCTCCACCACAAGACGATGATAAGATCGGCAAGAAGATCGACTACGTCGCCAAGCTATTAGGGCTATCATTGGCACCTCATGGCTACACCAGGAAGGGGCGAGACTTGGTTGCCACCGTTGGTGACGGTTCTGACATGAATTGGCACATCATAAACTTGCAAGGAAACAAGTGGAACGAAGGGGCCTACGGCGCATTCTTTGTTAACCTGTCAGTGCAGTTCCCTTGCGTCTGTCGCGAAGTATCAAAAATTCAAAGCTATGAATGGATCGCCGACTGGGCCGAAAAACCGCACGAGTCTAGTGGTCAGTATCGACAGCGCCTCGAAGGGATTTTACCGAGAAGACTGTTCCACGGGTTCTTTTCTGGAAACAGAATAGTAGAGACCGACTTGGCAAAGCATCGCCAAATCAATATTAAGAGCGGTACTTCGCTGGACTTGGTTGCACTAGAGTTGTCTGAAGCTATCGTCTCGTACGCGTTGCCATGGTTTGAACTCAGGAGCAGCCTGAAGGTATTATGCGATGGCACCCAGTCAGCATTCATTTGCCCGTCCTTTGCCGATCGAATTGCGGCAGCGATATTGCTTAACGACCGGGAGGCCAGTAACCGCGTTATCGCCGAAGTTGGAGGAAAGTTGCCTGTAGCTAAGGCGACTGCGATTCGAAAATGGATAACAGACAATGGTTTCGACCCGTCTGGTATTCCAGCTTCTCCTACTGTGCCTCGGCCATCTGGTGCATAA
- a CDS encoding cupin domain-containing protein encodes MTEKRKAIALTEDGITRPFAVDDVPWDEYSHGQSFGSRYRQLGQYGGCQHVGVSLEELSPGKLACPNHYHYLEEEQMMMLDGSLTLRMGEQTYIMKAGDYMVFPAGQKVGHSLFNHTDAVCRYLVIGERNPHDVIVYPDSNRISVVLAGEGYDKAATLEYWEREND; translated from the coding sequence ATGACAGAGAAAAGAAAAGCCATCGCACTCACTGAGGACGGGATCACCCGTCCGTTTGCGGTGGACGATGTGCCCTGGGATGAATATTCCCACGGCCAGAGTTTTGGTTCGCGTTACCGCCAGCTAGGCCAATATGGCGGTTGCCAGCATGTAGGCGTCAGCCTGGAAGAACTGTCACCCGGCAAACTTGCCTGCCCCAACCATTATCATTATCTGGAAGAAGAACAAATGATGATGCTCGACGGCAGCCTGACCCTGCGCATGGGTGAGCAGACCTACATCATGAAAGCCGGTGACTACATGGTATTCCCGGCGGGGCAAAAGGTCGGTCACAGCCTGTTCAATCATACCGATGCGGTATGCCGCTACCTGGTCATAGGCGAACGCAATCCGCATGATGTGATTGTTTATCCCGACAGCAACCGCATCAGCGTGGTGCTGGCGGGCGAAGGCTATGACAAGGCAGCCACGCTGGAATACTGGGAACGCGAGAACGATTAA
- a CDS encoding LytTR family DNA-binding domain-containing protein, with amino-acid sequence MSKIKTAFIAEDEPLAREVLRDAVSDRPELSLIGEAADGVTALAQINLLKPDVVFMDIQMPEMTGLEVLRRLSHLPEIVFTTAYDQYAVTAFELHAVDYLLKPFTRERFDAAVDRLLDAPPSMQAMEHALNLAAGRETSRLERILVRDRGHIFPVNVNDIAYLKADAKYTAIIVGDRTHLVRLGITELETRLDPARFIRIHRSLLVNLDFVESMKADEQSQLRLHMRDGSVLLANREASRMLRDMSI; translated from the coding sequence ATGAGTAAAATTAAAACCGCCTTCATTGCAGAAGATGAACCCCTGGCCCGTGAAGTCTTGCGCGATGCCGTCAGCGACAGGCCAGAACTCAGCCTCATCGGTGAAGCTGCGGATGGCGTCACGGCCCTTGCGCAAATCAATTTGCTGAAACCCGACGTCGTCTTCATGGATATACAAATGCCCGAGATGACCGGTCTTGAAGTTTTGCGCCGTCTTAGCCATTTGCCAGAAATCGTCTTCACTACCGCCTACGACCAGTATGCCGTGACCGCCTTTGAACTGCATGCCGTGGATTACCTGCTCAAGCCCTTTACCCGTGAGCGCTTTGATGCGGCCGTAGATCGCCTGCTGGATGCCCCGCCATCGATGCAAGCCATGGAACATGCCTTGAATCTCGCCGCAGGCCGTGAAACCAGCAGACTTGAGCGCATACTGGTGCGCGACCGTGGCCATATTTTCCCGGTCAATGTGAACGACATCGCCTACCTCAAGGCCGATGCCAAATACACCGCCATCATCGTTGGTGACCGTACCCACCTGGTCAGGCTGGGCATCACCGAACTCGAAACCCGCCTCGACCCGGCACGCTTCATACGCATACACCGCTCGCTGCTGGTGAACCTGGATTTTGTCGAATCCATGAAGGCCGACGAGCAATCACAGTTACGCCTGCATATGCGCGATGGCAGTGTTTTGCTGGCGAATCGCGAGGCTTCCAGGATGTTGCGGGATATGTCGATTTGA